The following are encoded in a window of Pseudomonas sp. JQ170C genomic DNA:
- a CDS encoding response regulator, with protein MNDLPLDGFPTMNENSAMVLLVDDQAMIGEAVRRGLAHEENIDFHFCADPHQAVAQAMRIKPTVILQDLIMPGLDGLSLVREYRNNPATQDIPIIVLSTKEDPLVKSAAFAAGANDYLVKLPDNIELVARIRYHSRSYMTLLQRDEAYRALRVSQQQLLDTNLVLQRLMNSDGLTGLSNRRHFDEYLELEWRRAMREQAQLSLLMIDVDYFKSFNDNFGHLAGDEALRKVAEAIRNSCARPSDLPARYGGEEFALVLPNTSPGGARLVAEKLRQSVEAMQIPHNMPEAGSSLTVSIGLATHTPSIGSHCRQLISAADKGLYLAKHNGRNQVGID; from the coding sequence ATGAATGATTTACCGCTCGACGGTTTTCCGACCATGAACGAAAACTCGGCAATGGTCCTATTGGTCGACGATCAGGCGATGATCGGTGAGGCGGTGCGCCGTGGCCTGGCTCACGAAGAAAACATCGACTTCCACTTCTGCGCCGACCCACACCAGGCGGTGGCGCAGGCAATGCGGATCAAGCCCACGGTGATCCTCCAGGACCTGATCATGCCGGGCCTCGACGGCCTGAGCCTGGTGCGCGAGTACCGCAACAACCCGGCCACCCAGGACATCCCGATCATCGTTCTGTCGACCAAGGAAGACCCGCTGGTCAAGAGCGCGGCCTTTGCCGCCGGTGCCAACGATTACCTGGTCAAGCTGCCGGACAACATCGAACTGGTAGCGCGCATCCGTTACCACTCCCGTTCCTATATGACGCTGCTGCAGCGTGACGAGGCGTACCGCGCCCTGCGTGTCAGCCAGCAACAGCTGCTCGACACCAACCTGGTGCTGCAGCGGTTGATGAACTCCGACGGCCTGACCGGGCTTTCCAACCGTCGTCATTTCGATGAGTACCTGGAGCTGGAATGGCGCCGTGCCATGCGTGAGCAGGCCCAGCTGTCCTTGCTGATGATCGACGTCGACTACTTCAAGTCGTTCAACGACAACTTCGGCCACCTGGCCGGTGACGAAGCCCTGCGCAAGGTGGCTGAGGCCATTCGCAACTCCTGCGCGCGCCCAAGCGACCTGCCGGCCCGCTACGGCGGCGAAGAATTCGCCCTGGTGTTGCCCAACACCTCGCCGGGCGGTGCGCGCCTGGTGGCTGAAAAGTTGCGCCAGAGCGTCGAGGCGATGCAGATTCCCCACAACATGCCCGAGGCAGGCTCCAGCCTGACCGTGAGCATCGGCCTGGCCACCCACACGCCGAGCATTGGTAGCCATTGCCGGCAGCTGATTTCGGCCGCGGACAAAGGCCTGTACCTGGCCAAGCACAACGGCCGCAACCAGGTGGGCATAGACTGA
- a CDS encoding hybrid sensor histidine kinase/response regulator — protein sequence MTPEQMRDASLLELFSLEAEAQTQVLSAGLLALERNPTQADQLEACMRAAHSLKGAARIVGVDAGVSVAHVMEDCLVGAQEGRLLLRPEHIDALLQGTDLLMRVATPGDPTLDSAVQAFLVQMAGLLDPAGMAAAAVPAPVQPPPAPLPPMAAPLFEPPLLEAEPEPEPVAAPKGVRGGEGGERVLRVTAERLNSLLDLSSKSLVETQRLKPYLATLQRLKRMHGQSIRALDGLKSQLEASGQSPEVREALAQAQQLLGETQQMLLQQAADLDEFGWQASQRAQLLYDTALACRMRPFADVLTGQSRMVRDLGRSLGKQVRLEIEGEKTQVDRDVLEKLEAPLTHLLRNAVDHGIELPERRLLAGKPLEGQIRLRASHQAGLLVLELSDDGGGVDLERLRRSIVERHLSPAETVAQLSEAELLTFLFLPGFSLRDQVTEVSGRGVGLDAVQHMVRQLRGSIELTQTTGQGSCFHLEVPLTLSVVRSLVVEVGNEAYAFPLAHIERTLELPAEAIVQIEGRQHFWHDGRHIGLVAASQLLNRPPSQTDGQTIKVVVIRERDMLYGVAVERLIGERVLVVMPLDARLGKIQDISAGALLDDGSVVLIIDVEDLLRSVDKLLSTGRLERIERGQRSTREAARKRVLVVDDSLTVRELQRKLLSNKGYEVAVAVDGMDGWNALRSEDFDLLITDIDMPRMDGIELVTLLRRDSRLQSLPVMVVSYKDREEDRRRGLDAGADYYLAKASFHDDALLDAVVELIGGAQG from the coding sequence ATGACCCCAGAGCAAATGCGCGATGCCTCCTTGCTCGAGCTGTTCAGCCTGGAGGCCGAGGCCCAGACCCAGGTGCTCAGTGCCGGGCTGCTGGCGTTGGAGCGTAACCCGACTCAGGCCGACCAGCTCGAAGCCTGCATGCGCGCCGCCCACTCGCTCAAGGGGGCGGCGCGTATCGTTGGCGTCGATGCTGGTGTCAGCGTCGCCCATGTGATGGAAGATTGCCTGGTGGGCGCCCAGGAAGGCCGGCTGCTGCTGCGCCCTGAGCATATCGATGCCTTGCTGCAGGGCACCGACTTGTTGATGCGTGTCGCCACCCCGGGGGATCCGACCCTCGATTCGGCGGTGCAGGCCTTTTTGGTGCAGATGGCGGGCTTGCTCGATCCTGCCGGGATGGCCGCCGCGGCGGTGCCAGCGCCGGTGCAGCCGCCACCTGCCCCGTTGCCGCCGATGGCCGCCCCCCTGTTCGAGCCGCCGCTGCTTGAAGCCGAGCCTGAACCTGAGCCTGTGGCCGCGCCCAAGGGCGTGCGTGGCGGCGAAGGGGGCGAGCGGGTGCTGCGGGTCACGGCCGAGCGCCTGAACAGCTTGCTTGATCTGTCGAGCAAATCGCTGGTCGAAACCCAGCGGCTCAAGCCCTACCTGGCCACCTTGCAGCGCCTCAAACGCATGCATGGCCAGAGCATACGCGCCCTGGACGGGCTCAAAAGCCAGCTCGAGGCCAGTGGGCAAAGCCCGGAAGTCCGCGAGGCACTGGCCCAGGCCCAGCAACTGCTGGGGGAAACCCAACAGATGTTGCTGCAGCAGGCTGCCGATCTTGACGAGTTCGGCTGGCAGGCCAGCCAACGGGCGCAGTTGCTCTATGACACGGCCCTGGCCTGCCGCATGCGTCCGTTTGCCGATGTGCTGACCGGTCAGAGCCGCATGGTTCGCGACCTGGGACGTTCGCTGGGCAAGCAGGTGCGCCTGGAGATCGAAGGTGAAAAGACCCAGGTCGACCGCGACGTACTGGAAAAACTCGAAGCACCGCTGACGCACCTGCTGCGCAACGCGGTCGATCATGGTATCGAACTGCCGGAGCGGCGGCTGTTGGCCGGCAAGCCGCTGGAAGGGCAGATTCGCCTGCGCGCCTCGCACCAGGCCGGCCTACTGGTGCTGGAATTGAGCGACGACGGTGGCGGCGTTGACCTTGAGCGTCTACGCCGCAGCATTGTCGAGCGCCACCTGTCACCGGCCGAAACCGTGGCGCAGTTGAGCGAAGCCGAACTGCTGACTTTTCTGTTCCTGCCGGGCTTCAGCCTGCGTGACCAGGTCACCGAGGTCTCGGGGCGTGGCGTCGGCCTGGACGCCGTCCAGCACATGGTGCGCCAGCTGCGTGGCTCCATCGAGCTGACCCAGACCACAGGCCAGGGCAGTTGCTTTCACCTCGAAGTGCCGCTGACGCTCTCGGTGGTGCGCAGCCTGGTGGTGGAAGTCGGCAACGAGGCCTACGCCTTTCCCCTGGCCCATATCGAACGCACCCTGGAGTTGCCGGCCGAGGCTATCGTGCAGATCGAGGGGCGCCAGCATTTCTGGCATGACGGGCGGCATATCGGCCTGGTTGCTGCCAGCCAGTTGCTCAATCGTCCACCCAGCCAGACGGATGGCCAGACCATCAAAGTGGTGGTGATTCGCGAGCGCGACATGCTCTATGGCGTGGCGGTCGAGCGCCTGATCGGCGAGCGGGTGCTGGTGGTGATGCCGCTGGATGCGCGTCTGGGCAAGATCCAGGACATTTCTGCCGGCGCCTTGCTGGATGACGGCTCGGTGGTGCTGATTATCGACGTCGAGGACTTGCTGCGTTCGGTGGACAAGCTGCTCAGTACCGGTCGCCTGGAGCGTATCGAGCGCGGTCAGCGCAGTACCCGCGAGGCGGCGCGCAAGCGCGTGCTGGTCGTCGACGACTCGCTGACCGTGCGCGAGCTGCAGCGCAAGCTGCTGAGCAACAAAGGTTACGAAGTTGCCGTGGCAGTCGATGGCATGGATGGCTGGAATGCCTTGCGCAGCGAGGATTTCGACCTGCTGATCACCGACATCGACATGCCGCGCATGGACGGTATCGAACTGGTGACCTTGTTGCGCCGCGACAGTCGCTTGCAGTCGCTGCCGGTCATGGTGGTTTCCTATAAAGACAGAGAAGAAGATCGTCGTCGTGGACTGGATGCTGGAGCCGACTACTATTTGGCAAAGGCCAGTTTCCACGATGATGCCTTGCTTGATGCAGTGGTTGAGTTGATCGGGGGAGCCCAGGGATGA
- a CDS encoding chemotaxis response regulator protein-glutamate methylesterase → MKIAIVNDMPMAVEALRRALAFEPAHQVIWVASDGAEAVRLCTEQLPDLILMDLIMPVMDGVEATRRIMAETPCPIVIVTVDRKQNVHRVFEAMGHGALDVVDTPALGGGDPKEAAAPLLRKILNISWLVGQQRNNTPRPLAAPLRESVQRQGLVAIGSSAGGPAALEVLLKGLPRDFSAAIVLVQHVDQVFAAGMADWLSSASGLSVRLACEGEPPQPGQVLLAGTNHHIRLLKNGTLAYTAEPVNEIYRPSIDVFFESVARYWRGDAVGVLLTGMGRDGAQGLKLMRQQGYLTIAQDQHSSAVYGMPKAAAAIDAAVEIRPLERIAARLMEIFPK, encoded by the coding sequence ATGAAGATCGCTATCGTCAACGACATGCCCATGGCCGTGGAGGCCTTGCGCCGGGCGTTGGCGTTTGAACCGGCGCACCAGGTCATTTGGGTAGCCAGCGACGGTGCCGAGGCCGTAAGGCTTTGCACCGAGCAGTTGCCGGACCTGATTCTGATGGACCTGATCATGCCGGTCATGGATGGCGTCGAGGCGACTCGGCGGATCATGGCCGAGACGCCATGCCCCATCGTGATTGTCACGGTAGACCGCAAGCAGAACGTACACCGGGTGTTCGAGGCCATGGGCCACGGCGCGCTGGATGTGGTCGATACCCCGGCCCTGGGCGGCGGCGATCCGAAGGAAGCGGCTGCGCCGCTGTTGCGCAAGATCCTCAATATCAGTTGGTTGGTCGGCCAGCAGCGCAACAACACCCCGCGGCCATTGGCTGCGCCGTTGCGTGAGTCTGTGCAGCGCCAGGGCCTGGTTGCCATCGGCTCGTCGGCTGGCGGCCCGGCCGCGCTGGAGGTACTGCTCAAGGGCTTGCCTCGTGATTTCTCCGCCGCCATCGTGTTGGTCCAGCATGTCGACCAGGTGTTCGCCGCCGGCATGGCTGACTGGCTGAGCAGCGCCTCGGGCCTGTCGGTACGCCTGGCGTGCGAAGGCGAGCCGCCACAACCGGGGCAGGTGTTGCTGGCCGGGACCAACCACCATATTCGCTTGTTGAAAAACGGCACCCTGGCCTACACCGCAGAGCCGGTCAACGAGATCTACCGACCTTCGATCGACGTATTTTTTGAAAGCGTGGCCCGCTATTGGCGTGGCGACGCGGTGGGCGTACTGCTGACCGGCATGGGGCGCGATGGCGCCCAAGGCCTGAAGCTGATGCGCCAACAAGGCTACCTGACCATTGCTCAGGACCAACACAGCAGCGCCGTGTACGGCATGCCAAAAGCCGCGGCCGCGATAGACGCCGCGGTGGAGATACGCCCCCTGGAGCGGATCGCTGCACGATTGATGGAAATTTTTCCAAAATGA
- a CDS encoding TetR/AcrR family transcriptional regulator, with amino-acid sequence MAQQGAADVATAVAESVQYQGRKASRLGSEQRRQDILDAAMRIVVRDGVRGVRHRAVAAEAGVPLSATTYYFKDIEDLLTDTFAQYVERSAAYMAKLWENTEVVLRQLLSQGDGSLQWRARLADEVAKMTADYVQRQLHNRRDFLMAEQAFRQEALLCPRLAELVRLHEQILLRGTCQLLQVVGSRQPQQDALVLTAIIEQMEYQGLLDGSRADAQAQMLAILTRYMHLVLADV; translated from the coding sequence ATGGCTCAACAAGGTGCGGCCGACGTTGCCACGGCGGTCGCCGAAAGCGTGCAGTACCAGGGGCGCAAGGCCAGCCGCCTGGGCAGTGAACAGCGTCGCCAGGACATCCTCGATGCGGCCATGCGGATTGTCGTGCGCGATGGCGTGCGCGGGGTGCGCCACCGCGCGGTGGCAGCCGAAGCGGGCGTGCCGCTGTCGGCGACCACTTACTACTTCAAGGACATCGAAGACCTGCTCACCGACACCTTCGCCCAGTACGTGGAACGCAGTGCGGCGTACATGGCCAAGCTATGGGAAAACACCGAGGTGGTGCTGCGTCAGCTCTTGTCCCAGGGCGACGGTAGCCTGCAGTGGCGGGCGCGGTTGGCCGATGAGGTGGCGAAGATGACCGCCGATTATGTGCAGCGCCAGTTGCACAACCGTCGCGACTTTCTCATGGCAGAGCAGGCGTTTCGCCAGGAGGCATTGCTGTGCCCGCGTCTGGCCGAACTGGTCAGGCTGCACGAGCAGATTCTGTTGCGTGGCACCTGCCAATTGCTTCAGGTCGTGGGCTCGCGCCAGCCACAGCAGGATGCGCTGGTGTTGACGGCGATTATCGAGCAGATGGAATATCAGGGGCTGCTCGACGGCTCACGTGCCGATGCGCAAGCACAGATGCTCGCTATCCTTACCCGGTACATGCACCTGGTGCTGGCTGACGTGTGA
- the lysS gene encoding lysine--tRNA ligase: protein MSDLKLDPQDLQQEENTLIALRKEKLAAERAKGNAFPNDFRRDSYCNDLQKQYVDKTKEELEAAAIPVKVAGRIMLNRGSFMVIQDMTGRIQVYVNRKTLPEETLAAVKTWDLGDIIAAEGTLARSGKGDLYVEMTNVRLLTKSLRPLPDKHHGLTDTEQRYRQRYVDLMVNEEVRDTFRVRSQVINHIRNFLIKRDFLEVETPMLQTIPGGAAAKPFETHHNALDMAMFLRIAPELYLKRLVVGGFEKVFEINRNFRNEGVSTRHNPEFTMLEFYQAYADYEDNMDLTEELFRELAQLVLGSTDVPYGDKVFHFGEPFVRLSVFDSILKYNPELTADDLNDIDKARDIAKKAGAKVLGFEGLGKLQVMIFEELVEHKLEQPHFITQYPFEVSPLARRNDENPNVTDRFELFIGGREIANAYSELNDAEDQAERFMAQVADKDAGDDEAMHYDADFVRALEYGMPPTAGEGIGIDRLVMLLTNSPSIRDVILFPHMRPQA from the coding sequence ATGAGCGACCTCAAACTCGATCCGCAAGACCTGCAACAGGAAGAAAACACCCTGATCGCCCTGCGCAAGGAAAAGCTTGCTGCCGAGCGTGCCAAGGGCAATGCCTTCCCCAACGACTTCCGCCGTGACAGCTACTGCAACGACTTGCAGAAACAGTATGTCGACAAGACCAAGGAAGAGCTGGAAGCTGCAGCGATTCCGGTCAAGGTTGCCGGCCGCATCATGCTCAACCGTGGCTCGTTCATGGTGATCCAGGACATGACCGGGCGCATCCAGGTCTACGTCAACCGCAAGACCCTGCCGGAAGAAACCCTGGCCGCCGTCAAGACCTGGGACCTGGGCGACATCATCGCCGCCGAAGGCACCCTGGCCCGTTCCGGCAAGGGCGACCTGTACGTCGAGATGACCAACGTGCGCCTGCTGACCAAGTCGCTGCGCCCGCTGCCCGACAAGCACCACGGCTTGACCGACACCGAGCAGCGCTACCGCCAGCGCTACGTCGACCTGATGGTCAACGAAGAAGTGCGCGACACCTTCCGCGTGCGCTCGCAGGTCATCAACCATATCCGCAACTTCCTGATCAAGCGTGACTTCCTGGAAGTGGAAACGCCGATGCTGCAGACCATCCCAGGTGGTGCCGCAGCCAAGCCGTTCGAGACTCACCACAACGCCCTGGACATGGCCATGTTCCTGCGTATCGCGCCGGAGCTGTACCTCAAGCGCCTGGTGGTCGGTGGCTTCGAGAAAGTCTTCGAGATCAACCGCAACTTCCGTAACGAAGGTGTTTCGACCCGGCACAACCCCGAGTTCACCATGCTCGAGTTCTACCAGGCCTACGCCGACTACGAAGACAACATGGACCTGACCGAGGAGCTGTTCCGCGAACTGGCTCAGCTGGTCCTGGGCAGCACCGACGTGCCGTACGGCGACAAAGTGTTCCACTTCGGCGAGCCGTTCGTGCGCCTGTCGGTGTTCGACTCGATCCTCAAGTACAACCCCGAGCTGACCGCTGACGACCTGAACGACATCGACAAAGCCCGCGACATCGCCAAGAAGGCCGGTGCCAAGGTCCTGGGCTTTGAAGGCCTGGGCAAGCTGCAGGTGATGATTTTCGAGGAGCTGGTCGAGCACAAGCTGGAGCAGCCGCACTTCATTACCCAGTACCCGTTTGAAGTGTCGCCACTGGCCCGTCGCAACGACGAGAACCCGAACGTTACCGACCGCTTCGAGTTGTTCATCGGTGGCCGCGAGATCGCCAACGCCTACTCCGAGCTCAACGACGCGGAAGACCAGGCCGAGCGCTTCATGGCCCAGGTGGCCGACAAGGACGCCGGTGACGACGAAGCCATGCACTACGACGCCGACTTCGTCCGTGCCCTGGAATACGGCATGCCGCCAACCGCCGGTGAAGGTATCGGTATCGACCGCCTGGTGATGCTGCTGACCAACTCGCCGTCGATCCGCGACGTGATCCTGTTCCCGCACATGCGTCCACAGGCCTGA
- the prfB gene encoding peptide chain release factor 2 (programmed frameshift), whose translation MEINPILNTIKDLTERSESIRGYLDYDQKHERLIEVNRELEDPNVWNKPEYAQELGRERSALAQIVETLDEMSSGLADARELLDMAVEEDDESAVNDVVEMLEGLEASLAQLEFRRMFSGEMDMNNAYLDIQAGSGGTEAQDWANILLRMYLRWAAKRGFDATIMELSEGEVAGIKGATVHIKGEYAFGWLRTEIGVHRLVRKSPFDSGARRHTSFSAVFVSPEIDDKVEIEINPSDLRIDTYRSSGAGGQHVNTTDSAVRITHVPTNTVVSCQNERSQHANKDTAMKMLRAKLYELEMQKRSAASQALEDSKSDIGWGHQIRSYVLDASRIKDLRTNIERSDCDKVLDGDIDEYLEASLKQGL comes from the exons ATGGAAATCAACCCGATCCTGAATACCATCAAGGACCTGACCGAGCGTTCCGAATCAATTCGGGGGTATCTT GACTACGATCAAAAGCATGAGCGCCTGATCGAAGTCAACCGCGAGCTTGAAGATCCAAACGTCTGGAACAAGCCCGAATACGCCCAGGAACTGGGCCGCGAACGTTCTGCGCTGGCACAGATCGTCGAGACCCTGGACGAGATGTCCAGCGGTCTGGCCGATGCGCGCGAACTGCTCGACATGGCCGTTGAAGAGGACGACGAAAGCGCCGTCAACGATGTCGTCGAGATGCTCGAAGGCCTTGAAGCCTCCCTCGCCCAGCTGGAATTCCGTCGCATGTTCAGCGGCGAAATGGACATGAACAACGCCTACCTGGACATCCAGGCCGGTTCCGGCGGCACCGAAGCCCAGGACTGGGCCAACATCCTGCTGCGCATGTACCTGCGCTGGGCGGCCAAGCGTGGCTTCGACGCCACCATCATGGAACTGTCCGAAGGCGAAGTCGCCGGCATCAAGGGTGCCACCGTGCACATCAAGGGCGAGTACGCCTTCGGCTGGCTGCGTACCGAAATCGGCGTGCACCGCCTGGTGCGCAAAAGCCCGTTCGACTCCGGCGCCCGCCGCCACACCTCGTTCTCGGCCGTGTTCGTATCGCCCGAGATCGACGACAAGGTCGAGATCGAGATCAATCCGTCGGACCTGCGCATCGACACCTACCGCTCCTCGGGCGCCGGTGGTCAGCACGTAAACACCACCGACTCGGCGGTACGTATCACCCACGTACCGACCAACACCGTGGTCAGTTGCCAGAACGAACGCTCCCAGCACGCCAACAAAGACACCGCCATGAAAATGCTGCGGGCCAAGTTGTACGAGCTGGAAATGCAGAAGCGCAGTGCCGCTTCCCAGGCGCTGGAAGACAGCAAGTCGGACATCGGCTGGGGTCACCAGATCCGTTCGTACGTGCTCGACGCCTCGCGGATCAAAGACCTGCGCACCAACATCGAGCGCAGCGACTGCGACAAGGTGCTCGACGGCGATATCGACGAATACCTGGAAGCCAGCCTCAAGCAGGGGCTGTAA
- a CDS encoding flavohemoglobin expression-modulating QEGLA motif protein, which translates to MDEYQQTIRALSDRIVLAQTPIRVLDAVKWDDNIRQGFLKAKGKEMPAVDRAYYQGRPLSFDSSAVKLEFQNIERDITRQLGQFNPVGQIMRRMCKEYRMVVRMLEARGTEDFGLISQELYGAASDAFHAGDPTLADLGLMLSDYLNNIDGRGDLKDEPKDLTAKQAVEMLQRRLNKVFNEAEDTIRVFESDGIVADAAAGADYIKIRADAMFNSRDVRALEVHEGLVHVGTTLNGLNQPICTFLAKGPPSSTVTQEGLAILMEVIAFASYPSRLRKLTNRTRAIHMVEEGADFMQVYEFFRAQGFGMPESYGNASRVFRGSVPNGLPFTKDLSYLKGFIMVYNYIQLAVRKGKLEQIPLLFCGKTTLEDMRTLRQLVDEGLVEPPKYLPEQFRDLNALSAWMCFSNFLNHLSLDRIEADYSNIL; encoded by the coding sequence GTGGACGAGTACCAGCAGACGATACGTGCCCTGTCTGACCGCATTGTCCTGGCACAAACCCCGATACGCGTACTCGATGCGGTGAAGTGGGACGACAACATCCGCCAGGGCTTTCTCAAGGCCAAGGGCAAGGAGATGCCGGCGGTGGATCGCGCCTATTATCAGGGGCGGCCGCTGTCGTTCGATTCCAGTGCGGTCAAGCTCGAGTTCCAGAACATCGAGCGCGATATCACCCGCCAACTGGGCCAGTTCAACCCGGTCGGGCAGATCATGCGGCGCATGTGCAAGGAGTACCGCATGGTGGTGCGCATGCTCGAAGCGCGCGGCACCGAGGATTTCGGCCTGATTTCCCAGGAGCTGTACGGGGCGGCGTCCGATGCCTTTCATGCCGGTGATCCGACCCTGGCGGACCTGGGCCTGATGCTTTCGGATTACCTGAACAACATTGATGGCCGTGGCGATCTCAAGGACGAGCCGAAGGACCTGACGGCCAAGCAGGCCGTGGAGATGCTCCAGCGGCGCTTGAACAAAGTGTTCAATGAAGCGGAAGACACCATTCGGGTCTTCGAGTCCGACGGTATCGTTGCCGATGCTGCCGCAGGCGCCGACTACATCAAGATTCGCGCCGATGCCATGTTCAACAGCCGTGACGTGCGTGCCCTCGAAGTCCATGAAGGGCTGGTGCACGTAGGCACCACCCTCAACGGCTTGAACCAGCCGATCTGCACCTTCCTGGCCAAGGGCCCGCCCTCGTCGACCGTGACCCAGGAAGGCCTGGCGATCCTGATGGAGGTGATTGCCTTTGCCTCCTACCCCAGCCGCTTGCGCAAGCTGACCAACCGCACCCGGGCCATCCACATGGTCGAGGAGGGCGCCGACTTCATGCAGGTCTACGAGTTCTTCCGCGCTCAGGGCTTCGGTATGCCGGAAAGCTACGGCAATGCCAGCCGGGTGTTCCGTGGCTCGGTGCCCAACGGGCTGCCGTTCACTAAAGACTTGTCCTACCTCAAGGGCTTCATCATGGTTTACAACTATATTCAGTTGGCCGTGCGCAAGGGCAAGCTCGAACAGATCCCCTTGCTGTTCTGCGGCAAGACCACGCTTGAAGACATGCGCACCCTGCGCCAACTGGTCGATGAAGGCCTGGTGGAGCCGCCCAAGTACCTGCCGGAGCAGTTTCGCGACCTCAATGCGCTGTCGGCCTGGATGTGTTTCTCCAACTTCCTCAACCACCTGAGCCTGGACCGGATTGAAGCCGACTACTCGAACATTCTCTGA